A genomic window from Lycium barbarum isolate Lr01 chromosome 4, ASM1917538v2, whole genome shotgun sequence includes:
- the LOC132638153 gene encoding 14 kDa proline-rich protein DC2.15-like, producing the protein MAKSLALFLLFNILFFSVVSACNTCPGPKPKPKPKPKPTPKPCPPPPSKEGKCPTDALKLGVCANVLNGLLNVTLGTPPVTPCCSLIENLVDLEAAVCLCTALKANILGINLNLPISLNLLLNVCSKKAPKGFTCP; encoded by the coding sequence ATGGCTAAGTCACTTGCCCTGTTTCTTCTATTCAATATCCTTTTCTTCAGTGTGGTGAGTGCATGCAACACTTGCCCTGGCCCTAAACCAAAaccaaagccaaagccaaagccaaCGCCAAAGCCGTGTCCCCCTCCTCCTTCAAAAGAAGGCAAATGCCCAACTGATGCCCTAAAATTAGGTGTTTGTGCTAACGTGCTTAACGGTTTGTTGAATGTAACACTTGGAACTCCACCTGTGACACCATGCTGCAGTCTTATTGAAAATCTTGTAGACTTGGAGGCTGCTGTCTGCCTTTGCACTGCACTTAAGGCTAATATTTTGGGAATCAACCTTAATCTCCCTATTTCCCTTAACTTACTTCTCAATGTTTGCAGTAAGAAGGCTCCAAAGGGCTTCACTTGTCCCTAG
- the LOC132638154 gene encoding 14 kDa proline-rich protein DC2.15-like, with product MAKSLVLFLLFNILFFTVVSACNTCPGPKPKPKPKPKPTPKPCPPPPSKEGKCPTDALKLGVCANVLNGLLNVTLGTPPVKPCCSLIENLVDLEAAVCLCTALKANILGINLNLPISLNLLLNVCSKKAPKSFTCP from the coding sequence ATGGCTAAATCACTTGTCCTCTTTCTTTTATTCAATATCCTTTTCTTCACTGTGGTGAGTGCATGCAACACTTGCCCTGGCCCTAAACCAAAaccaaagccaaagccaaagccaaCGCCAAAGCCATGTCCCCCTCCTCCTTCAAAAGAAGGCAAATGCCCAACTGATGCCCTAAAATTAGGTGTTTGTGCTAACGTGCTTAACGGTTTGTTGAATGTAACACTTGGAACTCCACCCGTGAAACCATGCTGCAGTCTTATAGAAAATCTTGTAGACTTGGAGGCTGCTGTCTGCCTTTGCACTGCACTTAAGGCTAATATTTTGGGAATCAACCTTAATCTCCCTATTTCCCTTAACTTACTTCTCAATGTTTGCAGTAAGAAGGCTCCAAAGAGCTTCACTTGCCCCTAG